GTTGCTGTGGAAACTAGAAGCTGAaacataaaacaatacatttacatgGAGATGATAGAAATATAAACTGGTTTAGGATCAGTTCGTCTGGAGTCTTCTAGAAGTAACAGCCACATCTCCAGAAGATGAATCTGACTTTATTTAGTGACCTTTGCTCCATCATGAGGTTCacatcatgtttttttgtgaacagcttgatttatatatgtatatatatacatatataaatgctgttttacatTGGTTAAACATAATTGTGACTCTCCTGACTAGTCACATTAAGCACAACACAATTTAGCAAATACATTTCAAGCTTTGGATAAACAATCACAATCACGTCCTTTAGATGACAAAAATAACTTTGAGCAGCAGTTAaatgcaaatatataaaataaatcaactcgatggaggaggaagttgttcttcttcttctgctgcttcaaAATGTGATGTTTCTCACAACATGCATTGGGACGTGTTGGATGTGTCCATGTCCACATGtgtctgaagaaaaaaacacgtcTGGTGTGCAAAGgccttgttgtgttgtgtgtgtttgtgtgtgtttgtggttgtgtttcatttgtgtgtgttgtgctgaaCAGACAAAGACAAGTCCAAGGAGGACAGGGAgcgggaggaggagctgctgctgcagatcaacaagctggtggagaccaGAGACTTCCTGGTGGACGATGTGGAGTTCGAACGCCTCAGGTGAGGTTTAAAAAATCCACTGATGGAGAATAACTTTGACGTAGTGATGTTTGTGATCTGCAGTTATCTTTGCAGAGATTTAATTTAACAACTGGACTTATTTACTCTTATTGAGCCGAATTTTCAGTCTACCATCCCTCACATCATTCTGTTTGTGGAGTTAAATTAGACTCGGTGATAAACAGGCAGGAGGAGAGTGAGAATCAGCTTCCTCCAGGAGGAGCTCaggtctctgtgtgtgactgcagcagTGAAATCACACCATGCAGATTAGAATCCACAATTAAAGTGTGTTTTCGCTGTGACATTCAGCAACATGCGATAAAATCTTAAAAGccgaaatgaaaaaagaaaacgtgGATGTGTTTTCCGTCACAGGGAgcgagaggaagacagagagatggCGGCTTTCTTACAGTCCAAGTTTCCCAAGGCTGCGGCTTCTGCAAAGGGTGAGTTTAAAGCTGCTGACACATGAAACCTATATGTGTTTAAGTGACAAATCATATTCCCCAAAAAATCCTGAACTTTCCACTTAAGGAATCTTTCCTGTTaataatgtttaatattcatattttcccGTTTTCAATCAGGAGCCTTGCCGGATCAAACGGTGGCGTCCAAGTCTCAGCAGACCTCGACGCCGTTCATCAGTAAAACTGGAGTCACGCTGCTGAAGGACTGCTGCGGCTTCACCTGCTCCGTCATGTGACACGGCACCAGGCGGCCAATAGGGAACAAGTATTATAACCACATTATTAAGGCTCTAACTAGTGACTATTGTCCTTATTTTgcattttatgttgttttacaaTGTGACttctttaaaaatgaaattcagtttagaaatataaaacagaaaacagccaCAGTACAAAATATTCTAGAAGATTTCTAGAataaatttgtcatttttgttaGATTAATGACTAATTCATAAAAACCTCATTTATTTCGATGTAGAACGTTTTTCTGTTTACAATTTAAACCAAAGTCTTCTCTGAGTGGGTTTAAGAAATATGCCTCAGTCTGTGTTTTgtataaaaactgtattttcacaTGTATAATTTAGAACAATCTCCTTATGTGTCTGTGATCTGTGATAATTTGTCTTAATGTGACTCGGACTGTGAACAGTGATGTTGTAATAAACACGTTTGATGCTTTTCTCTTTCTGACgatgatttaaatgtttaagtCTCAGGATCATGTTCGTCTCCGTCAGatgttctgtttatttattgttcacacacacacacttataataTTATATTGCTTACTCTAACCTGAACCATAGTTACTACTtgtctaaccctaactctaTCCTGTCCTAAAACAAACCTTAAAACACGTCCACACTGTAAAATGTGATGCTTTAGGTTATTTGctgctttttgtccccatagTGTGACTGTGGACACATTTATGTCCTCACAACATGAGtgatacctggaccacacacacacacacacaagcacacacacactgcagccacaGATGAGTCACACTCAGAGATGAGCTCTGTCTCCAAACGTCTCCTGATGAACTATTGTTTGATATGAGTAAGAATCACGCTCATGTGAGACAGAGCCAGAGACACGTCCGTCCCTGTCTCACTGAtccagttgtgttgttgtcgtcCCTGCAgctggagtctctctctctcttcagtgaTGTGTTACTGTCCTCCCTGAGCCTGCGTGCACATAAAGGCCGTCACAGCCGGTTGCAGATAAACAGTCCTGcacacactgcaccactgtATTTAATTCATAGGCTGAGGAGACTAATCTGGAGGCTTCATACTGGGAACACAGGCACGTTGCTGCCCACTCCCAGTGGCTGCTGGTGGAGAAAGCTGCTTGTTCCTGTACAGTATGAAACAAGGTGATATCATGCAACGCCAAttaattgttctttcttcttgtgtgtgtgtctctctctctctctctctctctctctctctctctctctctctctctctctctgtctccctccctcccgctctctctcgtGCTGCTCCACCCTCCAGCAGTTTAGATTTTCACTCCCCCAGGAAATTGTCAGTGACATTTCCTCGAGGGAAAGTAAATGAAAGATcacggtgtgtgtttgtgtttgtgtgtgtgtgtgtttgtgtgtgtgtgtgtgtgtgtgtgtctgcttgtgtgtgtgtgtgtgtgtgtgtgtgtgtgtgtcagctgcatGCAGCGACAGGGAACAGGTTTGTTGGAATAAACAATACTCTACGAATACTTCAAAATGAATcaatgcaaaaagaaaacagtgttCTAGTGATTATTACATCTAGCTCCAAATACATTCATGAAGAGTGTGTACTTTATTAATCATCAGTactaatatgaatatgaatacagTTATAAATACTCCAAAAGAATTCAAAAACGTTCATTGCATCACATAATCACACGATGGATGGATTTCAAACTGGGAAATTCTTGTCACATCTATTTTCTGTATGATCGTCACTAACATGTTTTCATCCTTCATACCGTGTCATAGCAACCAGTAACCAGTGTGATCAAACAAACCAGTAGGTTAAGGTGGTTCCCAGCTGCAGCATCAGGCTCCTCACAGCTTCAGGTACGTTCACCAGCACAAACTCACATCAGATGTTTCAGTGTAAAGTCGGTGGGCTCGACTCTGCTCCTGTGAGATCAGAGGATTAAACCTGGATGTGTTCTTCTTGGAGGGAAACTGTAATGAGCCCGTGTGGTTGTGAATAATGGGCCGGACTGTCTGATCTGGTGTAAACAGAGGAGCCACCAGTTCTACTCTCTCTGTTGTTTACTGGCTGGTGAGTCACTGAGTCtgagtcacacactcacatcatcGAACACAACGTTCATCCACAGAGTCGGGGGGGAAACGCTTCTGAGTGAGAAACACCATCAATCTGACTGGtgaccttattctgaataagaTATCACTCCAATTATAATAACATGAGGCCTTAACAAAAAGTATCTGACTAGTCCTTTGATATTCCTGTTTGTGTCTGATTATGAGTCAgataaacattatttattcattctttgGATCAATTTTTCATTTGTTATCAAATCCACAACCAGGAAACAGGAGTTAATCCAAAGAAGTGGGAGCAGTTAGACaatcaaaactgaaaaaatatacatacatacatttatatgtCAACATTATCTTCACTATGTCATACGTCCAACTAGAATTTTTTAACCTTAACCTGAAATAGTTTAATGCACATTTCTATCATATaaagtgttttctttctaattttactaaaacTTCAACTCCTTATttctccatcttgtttacacttgAACCCAGGAAGCGTGTCGTCAAGCTGTTGACATGAAATCTCCAATAGGATGTCAACATatgattaaataatatttatacatgtcaaCAAAATGCGACTAAGGTCAGAATAATTAACTTGTCTTCATTTCAGTCTTATTCAGACTTTTGTCTCAATCTTGGTGTCATGTGAAtttgtctgttgtgtttcaTGGATGTAAGTATTCTAAAGTCTTTGGAGGTTCATCACAGCATCACAGCTTCTCTAAGATGGGATATCACCTGTCTCCAGGTTTACATAAGTTAATATAGTCAAATGCAACATGTTGGCAAAAGGAGGAATCAcgaaattacttttaaaaacacCATACACAGTGAAACCAACTATTTAACTTTCAGTGAAATAAGCACTGGAAGCAAGGGTGTGTCTGATCCTTGAGGAAACACAGTGAGACTCGAATCAAACAGTGCCCCCGTGTGGCAGAAAGTCAAACAACACAATCAAGGAGACGTGGAAAATGTGAACCTGACTCACGGTGCAGCTCCTGAAATCTATCTCTGATCATTTTCATAAAAAGCTTATTTATGatatgtatttaattatttattactATGTTATTTCTTTCACTCAAATCATCTACgtctgaagtgttttttttaaggatcAGACATAATTAAGACTCTTAAATCGTAATAATAACAGACGATATTCTACATAAGTGTAGAATTATTGATGGTTTATtatcagttttttatttctgtctaggGTGGACCATAGGGGTGGACCATCAAGATTGTGTGCAGACACGTACTGTGCCGCTAGGTGGCGCTGTTAGCCGGTGCTGACGTGATACTCGCAGGCTTCTGTCCCTTTAACGGTGACGCAGTTCAACCGGTGGCCCACTTCAGTGCGGTgctcagcggcagcagcagcagcatcggtCCGCAGCAGGGAGCGGGGCTTGTAGTTGGGCTCGGCACGGCACGGCTCGGCCCGGGGACGCAGCTCGGCCCTTGTTGTCGTCATCATGGAGTTCCTGCTGGGGAACCCGTTCAGCACCGCGGTGGGACAGCGGATCGGTGAGCTCGTTCATCAGCGACACATTGTATCAGCTCCTCGCTTTGATGTTCTCATTCTATCCTTTGAtgtgagatgtgtttttaaacatcTGTAATCGATCGATCATTAATCGACCTGCAGATGTGTTTTCATATCGCATCACAGTCCAATGATCAATTCAAGTTCATGAGGAGTGACAGAGGAGCAACGGCTTATTGTTTGACTGACGCGTCCACTGGACAATGATGGGACAGAGGCGGGACTTAGAGGCCGGGATGCGCCCTCTGATTGGTTGTCATCTTGTCAGTTTAACCTGCAAATTGGTGGGCGGGGCCACAAGTGGCCCACATCCTCCTGACCCAAATCTCATTTTAACGACTGGACATGTGTCCTCAATGACTCAACTGAAAGCTAATTGTTTAAATTGattgataaatatatttattagcttactgtatttttttgttattgtaaaTTTTTACTAAAATACTACAGATTTTGTATTGTAACCTCGAGAATTTGACAATTCTCAATAAATCTGTTGATTTTGACTTTcccttgtattttatttatcccTGTCTCTAGATGTTAAGACGTTTGTACATTTATAAATTAGACATTTTATGACTTGTtgctaaataataaaacatgtgaGTCATGCTTAGTTAAGTAAAAACTGCAATTATCATCTTTGTACAATCTCTAAGCAggtttaatattatattatttatatcattAAACCATATATAACACTTTCTTGCACTTCACATTAAGCagcattttatttctttgtgtaCTAAAATGCTGAATCATCTTTGATTGAGGATTGAACCGTGTGTGTGGAACACCACACGGTTCAATCTAATTTAATTATTAGTATGCTTCtgtttttactgttgttttccttCAGTAAATACAGTGAACTTTAATGACTGTGAAGTATTGTTTTGTTAGTGTAAGAAGAAACTTTTATCATCTTACAGCTCAGTTTCACcgtgttttatttctttttgtttatttttcagagtATGCGACCAGCTCCAGCCTCCCGTCAGAAGACTGGGCCCTGAACATGGACATCTGTGACATGATCAACAGCTCAgaggaagggtgtgtgtgtgtctgtgtgtgtgtgtgtgtgtgtgtgtgtgtgtggtgtatcaGTCTTTATCAGGAACAAGGTCGttctctgcagcttttcttGCCTCTGATCATGAGTAATGTTCTGATTACAGCCCCAGAGACGCCGTCAGAGCCATAAAGAAAAGGATCGTGGGGAATAAGAACTTCAAGGAGGTCATGCTGGCGCTGACTGTGAGTGTTGTTCGCGGCTCCACTCCTGTTCAGTGCTCGGGTGTCATCAGACCTGTGATCTGTTgtgttctcctgatgttcagGTCCTGGAGACGTGTGTGAAGAACTGCGCCTACAGGTTCCACATCCTGGTGACAACACGGGACTTTGTGGAGGGGGTCCTGGTGCGGGCCATCATCCCGAGGAACAACCCTCCGCTGATCCTGCACGACAGAGTGCTCAGCATCGTTCAGGTGAGGGAGGCAGGATAAAAAGAGAAGGTgttgctctgtttgtgtttctgcggTTGGCCTTGCCCCGCTCCTTGTAATTATCTGTGGTTTTCTCCCGTCTAGGCGTGGGCCGATGCATTCCGCAGCTCGCCCGACCTGACGGGCGTGGTGTCGGTGTATGAAGACCTGCGCAGGAAAGGCCTCGAGTTCCCCATGACAGAGCTGGATGGTTATTCCCCGGCTCAGCCTCCCAAACAGGTGCAGACTGTGCTCTGTGGTTTTGCGGCTGCTGCTCATCTGTCGCCTTTGCTCATTTTGCTTCTGGGTGGTTTCTTTGCCTTTGCTTAGCAGACTGTGCCTGGGAATGGGCCGGCTGTCACTTCTCTGCCTGCTGCGCTGCTCTCTTCCAAACCGCCGCTCCACCCACCTCAGACCTGTGAGCTTAAAAAGGCTCTGGAGGGGACCAGTGCCTTCACTGCCTGCCAGGTGATGGGCCATTTCTGCTCTATGATATTTCACTGCACTGTATTTCTAGTAATCACAGGTGTGAGCTTAAATGCTGTTTCACAACTCGGGTGCAAATCCACTTCAAGCGGAGCATACACTGTGTGGTATAAGGCAgattttaatgttatttctgATTCCCACAACTCATTGTAGAGCAGATCAGATCAGATGCTCCCGACCAATCAACAGAGGGTCAGATGAATTTCTGACGTCAGGTTCTCGTACATTTGAAGCATAGTTACGACTCGATTCCAGAATTAGCACATTTTCCCTCAGTGGCTGGTGATAAAGGGGTTCAGAGCATAGTTAGTGATCAATCTACAATATATTAACCTCaaattcactctctctctgcaaaTCAGCCAAAACTAAGCGTCCAGCTGTGTATCCACATCCATATCTGGATGTATGGTACCTAATGAATCCAGAGGAGCCCATGCAGCGTATAGAGCAGTCAGGTTGTGCCAGACATCAATCGATGCTGTGTGAGCTCGAACTGAACATTACTGAGGTCGCACAGCATATGCCCAGCTTCAGTGCCTCCACTTAAGAAATCCATATTTGCTTTTTGCGTAATCATGGCCGTGTTTGTTGAGGAGATGCTGTGAATGTTCCaggtgaagaagctgaagacgG
Above is a genomic segment from Pleuronectes platessa chromosome 16, fPlePla1.1, whole genome shotgun sequence containing:
- the zgc:171844 gene encoding bMERB domain-containing protein 1; translation: MEKERKCSGLYGALEETQVDGGAKQEPAEDVVSMADSTITVQDIEGELVRIERIRDILVRRESELRYMMDDIQLCKEITRLKNELQKLVSVPDKDKSKEDREREEELLLQINKLVETRDFLVDDVEFERLREREEDREMAAFLQSKFPKAAASAKGALPDQTVASKSQQTSTPFISKTGVTLLKDCCGFTCSVM